In Drosophila miranda strain MSH22 chromosome XR, D.miranda_PacBio2.1, whole genome shotgun sequence, the genomic window ATTGACACGATAAAGTGCGTCAGCAATGACATTTACATTATGCGATTAGCACTTTGAATTCCGCGCTTTTTCTAAGTAACAGAATTTCAAAAACATTTCACATTACCTATTCTATGGTTCATTATTAATTAGCTTTTGTGAAGCGTTTTTTGTTCTTATTCTATTTGCAAAATGTGACAACTATTTCGAATATTATCAAGAATACAGTTGACGTGTGGCATAGCCTGATATCTGCTAACGCTGAATAGCTGATCGAAGCGAATCGAGCGTTCTGTATACCAGTTTCTCGTAGTGGACAATTTTTCAAATTGATTCTTTTAATTTCTCACCTTTTAAGGGCATCAAGCCTGAAGCCTGATGTGAAACTGAGTTTACTTTTCCCCCACCTTTTGTTGTCGCTAATACAAGTTTTCAGCATTCAAATTCACTTGCAAAAGTTttctcccttttttttttttgcccgTCTACTTCTTCTTCTTCCTCCTTTTCCGCTTTCCTTTCGTTTTCGGGTGTGCCTTTGTTGGAATAAACTTTTTCGTAGCATACTTTCCGGGGCGGACAGTCCTTTTTTTcgtctttttttattttattttgattttgcCGCCgtctctttttgttgttgttgtttttcttgttgttgttgttgtgatTATTATTGTTACTTTTAGCAGACAGCAAATCAACAAAATTATGATAAACAGCTGCAGGTATAGACCGAACGTTAAACGAAAAACGACCCAAAAGCAGAGGGCCCATCGGCCGTCCAAGGAGCCCTCGAAAACGGAGCGCAACAGGACAGGAAAAAATGACAGCACGGTTGGCCGCCTGTCCCTTCTGAACCCTGGACCCAGACCGACTCCAAGCACCCACTCCGAGACCCAACAAAAAACCCACCTCTTGTCTGGCTGTGTTTCTGGCATTAAGGGACTTTTTAGGCTCATCTCCAACGCATACAGTATtactttttttgttgtttcttttttttttttttgttgtattatTTGTGGCCCGGCGAAGGGGAAATTTGCACGGAACGTACAAAATAAgatgaaaataaaaataaagaatAAAATCAACTGAAATACATATTTGCACATGCTTACGGTGGCGTGTTAAAGCTTTTGATCTTTTTGTTCCTTCTTCACTTGCTGACTGCCTGGCGTTATTAACGCTACCATATACTACATGTATGGGGGGGAGTTATGCTTATAGGGGTGCGGGAAAAGTGGGTGCTGGAGCTCCAAGGTGACAGCTATTCCCCAGGCTGACGGTGGCTGACGGGGCTAACTGGCTGGCAACGGTGGTGCTGCTCCTTTGGAGATTTTGCATATTGCCAGGCAAATCGAGCCTCCCCTCAGTCCCCCACAACAAGAAGGTGAAAAGCATTTCAGGTGGCAGCCGGgtaaatatttgcatatttgaTATTTATGTAGCAACAACTTTATACATGATGTAGAGTTTCCATATCGATTTTGTTGCCACATTTTTAGTTATTTTCCTCGCACACACTTGTTGGCCCATGTTTGCACTGCTCTCCACTCTGCCatccaaaaacaaaagaaagcgGATGCGAAGGCGGCTGCGGGGGCGTACAGCAGGAGCAACAAGAGAGCTAAGTATCCGTTGTCACCGTGCTTGCCAGAGAGACCAAAAGACACCATGCGACTGTATATGCGAGTATATATAGTCTCTGATGTGTTGAACTTTCTATAAATAGCGAGTGGACTAATGAAATCAATGGGAAAAATGAGGAAAATCTCTCGGAGTTGCCGACACAATCAATTTTGACCCGGGGCCAAATCGAAGCATACAAATTGTTGACGCACAATTCATTTGTGGCATGACTCCGAGGCAAGTGACAATTGTGCCACATTGTACACAAATAATTTATTGTTGTCGTTCCACTGTTTACATAAATAAACATGCTTTTGCATACTCGAAAAAGTACaggggcaaaaaaaaaacacaaataaatTCTATTTATTTGCCATTTTGAATGGCATGATAAATGGTTCCAATATGCTCTCAAAGCTCCCATACCCAAGGACATGACATATCTGAGTAAACAGAAATGTACCTCAATGTTTGCTTCTTATAATGGGAGTCCTTCAGCTGCCTCCTACGAGGATTTCTGTTTAAAAGCGGCacggacagggacagggacatgGAGAGGAGACAGCCGCAACTTGCTCGAAGCTCATCTATCTTTCTGGCTTTTAAGCCAATTGACAGTTTCGGGCCATAAATAATTGTGGGCTGCCAGATTTGAAAACATTTGCGTGGCGCATTACCCAAATGTTAAATGTTAAATGTTTACTGCTCAAATATTCTCAATTTAAATTCTTTTAATTGGCACTAATGGCTATTAGCTAAATTTCACTGGTATTCACTTGCCCAATCGATCAGCTCTAGCAGATTCTCAGAACTGTGTTCCAAAATAGCCAACGACCATGCAATGATTCATCTGCTACATGGAATTCCTTTTGTTATATGACTAATCCACAATTATGAATTCCAGGAATAAACggaagcaaaaataaaatcaacaCTGGCTTATCGATAGCTCTATATCAAAGTCAATGCCAGCGAAATCATGACTTGCCAGCGCTTTCCATATGGCAAGGTAAGTTGAAGTCCTAAAACAAAGCAGAGCACTCGTCGAAGTCAATTAATTAAGTCAAAAGCCAAAGGACCTGCCGCTTCGTAGGGCTTTCCCCATTGTTTACCAGCTTTCCATTCAAATGTGAGCATAGGTGCTGCACTCCCCCGTTAAGCTTCGGCTTGTGCAAATGAAGGGTATGCAAAGATAGAAAAAATAATCTTTATTTGGAATGAGGACTTTCGAGTTGTTGAAAAATTGTGCATTGCGCATTTGCTCAAACACTTTCTTTTGCAGCTTGCTGACTGAGCCTCCGTCTGCTGTTCAGACCTATCCTCCTGTCAGGCACACTCTATTTAGTTATATCTACTCTCACTCTCACAAGCGTCCTACGAAAACTGCCATTGTACTGGgttctgctgcttctgatgcTGCTGCCTTTTCCTGTAATGTGCTGCTGTGTATCATATGTGCATCGCAAAATGAGttataaaaagaaaaaagtataaaattgaaaataagTGTATTCAGAGCAGCTTCTTCTCCTGCGCGCATGCAAATGTGCCTTTGCCAGGGATTGGTATGCTGGATTCAAGGCATTGAAGACGTATTCTAAAAGgtacaggcacacacacacacacacacacacacacatacacacacggGAGTCCCTCCACTCATCCTGCAGGGCAACGGAAATGTAAGCGTTGTACACATATTGAATCCATAAATAAATCCTTAAGCAAAAATTGTAAATGTCGGATTAAGTGTATCTCGAGGGCAGATGACAGTATGGGTTATGTGTGTGTTCTcgcataaatatatacaaaacgTACAAATATCAGAGAGTGGGGAATTACACTAAAAACTAAATGGCAAAAACAGTTTATATTTTCCCACTGCTCTCCTGTTAAGTCGGATTCAGACGTGATTAGATCGAAACAAAGTTAATTCCCCATAGAGCAGTTTTATGGAATCAGCAAACAAACTCACACCCATACACATACCCATACCCACACCCATACCCACACCCatacccacacccacacccacacccacacccacacttACACCGTTAGTAATTACTGGAAACATTGTAATCCTCTTAACACTAGGATTCACACGTCGTGGCGTACACAAAGCGTGGGGACCCCCGCCAGCCCGCAGAAAAATCATAAAGCAGCGGGGCAATAAATTGTCATACTTACATCTTTTAGCGTGGCTGGAAATTGAAACACTGAACCAGACAGAGCAgaggcacaaaaaaaaaaaaccagacaGAAACTTCGCCAAATATGATGGGTATTGGGTGTACACTCTACAGGAGACTCGAAACTCTAAGACTCTCTAAGCTGAACAGCACGAAATTCTTTACGTTAGACACGTGCACACACTGCCAAGTCCCCAAGAAGACTGAAGGAGTAGTCTCCGTgaagcaggagctggagctggagctggagaaaACGGTAGACTCACAAACGGAGTTCGGCGGCAGCACGAAGTTGCTCccaccctcccccccccccccccccccccccccccccccccccccccccccccccccccccccccccccccccccagagCACCCAGCGGGAGGAGGTGGGATTGGGCGGAATAAAAAGACTGTTGCGCGCAGGGGAAATTCCCTCGATTcttgtctgtctgcctgtgAGCCTGGGGAAAATGTCCCTGGCGTGTACTAAAATACCATCCATATCCATCCACCCATTGCCTACCCTGGGAGCCTTCAGCGCAACAGTTTGTTGGGCCATCAGGGTCATCCTTGTACGCATCACTTGACATCTTGCGAAACATGAGTACGCACCACGTACACATGTATGTGCTTATCAATAGCCCAAAAAATATTTGCATGCAATGGGCGGCAGCTGTGGGACGAAAGTTCGTGCACACTGGAGGCGGGTTAGATGCGTTGAAGCGTATGAGGAGCAGAGCTGGAAGCAGCAGTCCTCCCTCCGCCTCTGTCACCGCCtctgccaccgccaccaccaccgcaCTTTTGTCAATGTCAAAGTTGGTGGAGGGTTGCGACGAATTGGGTATCCAATGGAATGGACTGCTGCGGAGTGGGCAGAGCAACTAGTGGTTCTCATATTTCCACAGTAACAAATTTGTTTACGCTTAATTGGTCTACGCTTACATTGGATCAGGGACACCGGCCGCGCttccatcatcatcatccatgGTCCAATCCGCCCCCATGGTATCAAGGCTGCCAAACGGGCAGGCAGCAGTCAGGCTCTCGTTTATATACCCGTAAAAAGTTTTTCGTTATTCAAAAATTGACTCTCAGCAGCCCCCGAAATGTATGGTTTATGGTGCAGAGTATCATATAAAGTGAATTATGATTCAGTTTTGCATGAGGAGCGTCCTTGCTTTATACACTGAGAAGATCTAGATCTAAACACAGGGAGCAGGCTTTCATGACTAAGAAATATTGTAATATTTCCCTTATGAAATACAAATCATGGGAATAACAGCATGATTGAAGATTGCAGATATTATTTCCTAGAACTAGATCCAAAAACTACATTGAAGTTGCACATTTTACCTCGGCGTGTATTCAGTAAAAATGTCAGCATATCGATGCAAGATATTCTCCATCAATTGTCATGGCCTTTTGTACTGGAGAAATGAAACATTTGCATGATTTATATGATCCCCCAACTGGTGGGCATTAAGGGAACGAAACCCGAAACCAGGTCGAGCTGTAAAAATGGACCTCAGAGATTTCAAGAGCACAGGCGTACTATGTCATATTCGAGCCTGTTCCCTTTtttgtgcatgtgtgtgtgtgtgtgggagcaTAAATCAGAATGGGAGCCGCCGCAGACAATGGCCATTTGGCCATTTGGCTTACTCTAAACAGACGCAGAGAGCGGCACAAAGGTGTCATGCCATGCATGGATGGCAGGATGGGCGGGTGTATTCTTTGGGTACGCATCTCGACGGCGTCATAAAAAACAGTTTACACATGGGTTCTGGCACATTTCGCTGGCCATTTTATAAGGCCACAGACAGCAATTCATTCAGCGCAACAACGAAATATATATGTGcctcatatgtacatatgtacatatctacGAGTAGTGCACATCCAAGTGATGGAAGGTGAAGGTGAAGGTGGAACACAAAGGTGATTCAATTAATCTAAGTGCAGGCCACTCAAATGCACCATTTAGACATAGATCTAGAAGGAAACTTTCCATATTTATTATCTGCACCTAATTAAAAGTACATAAGCGCTGTTGGAACCAGACGCCACATCACAGAAGCAATCGGAAACCAAAGGGGATTCTATGccatcaaacgaatcgaacgGCTAAAGGTCAATCGAATCCAATTCGAATCGATTTAATTAAATCTCTAAATGTGTCCTAATGATGTGCACTTGAGCTGCGGTCGGGGTCCGCAGATGGAGAAGAGGATGCGTGGAGGACCATACTCAGTGCTAATTAAAAGCGCAGCTGATTGATGATTCGGCTTCAGTGCAGCACACAGATCCCTTCCAGTGCAGTTCCTCGTAccttgggggggggggctatCAGGGGATAATCAAGTGAATTTCATTACCGCTCACACTTCAAATCGAGACCAAATTATTTATAGCAAATGTTCAATATAATGGCAACCGGAAGATGGCAACAGGAAGACGGctacggcaacagcaacagcaacagaaacagcaacgaCAGCGACGGGAAGACAGCTCCTAACAAGCATCGACACGACCCTTAGGACATTTGGCCAGAAGTATGTGTGTGCTTCCTTtctgtacatatacatataccatACATATTTATTCCTGTCTTGAAGCAAATTGTTGATTTTTCTATACCCTTACATTccaaaatattttcttttggGAATTGATCAGAATTTAACAAGAAAGCTTTGCTTAACCTTTTAGGAGACTAATTTACAGGCAGTAGATCTAAAAACTTAAAGAACGAATCCTGAAAAATCAAAGATCCTTTCGGTTTCCTTTCCTCCATTGTTATCTGGCCTTGGTGTTTATTCAAAGCTCATCCACAATTCAATCTCATAGCCAAAGATAGACAGACCATCTCCATCCGCTTACTGTTGCAGCCATCCAGGAGCTAGTGAAAGCCCCGGCAGGGTCCAGGTCCCTATTTGCTCATCCTCTGCAGATAGACAAACTCATTACTAAAAATGAGCCTCCTGCGGCGTTCAAACAAAGCAAGGACCAAACCTGTAAACGGGCCCCCTGGCTAGGTTTACGTACGTCTACTGCGAGTATGTGTGCGTCTGGTGGGGCCCCGCTTGTTGCTTGTTTATGCCAAAAATCATATACTCGCACACCACCCACCCACATATCGATTTTGTTTGATGTTTAGGCAGAGGACAGGACACACGGCCACACGGGAGCATGGCAGGACGGCCACGATAGTCATGGCCCTCGGACGCCCTCTTCAACCAAAGCAACAGAAACAAAGGCCTGTACACGCatacacacgcaaacacacacagtcgaacaacacacacgcacacgcacacctCATCATTATTTCCGTTTGTGGGCCATCCTACATTACGACGTCGCGCCGcgtattttaaatatttaaagagCATAAATGCCGAAAATGCTGTGTGTTACGCGGTGGATACAGGGTCTAAAAGAGAGGGGAATTGGATTGCTTCTCAAATTAACTGAAAATGTACTCTAAAGAGTAGGCTCATATATAATTCCCTAGACAAATCGAATCAGAAATTATGCATTGCTTGCTTAATCAGAATAAATCGTATCTCCTAGGCTTAAATTACTGTAGTTACAGACTGAAATAATCCAGCATTTCAGTATTTTCTTCAGAAAGAGTCACTTACCCGAGCGAAAACTTTTAAAACTTTACGAGCACGTAGGTTCGTTCTCTCGTTTCACTTTCTCTTTCGTTTCAATCTTATTAGTATTCTTACTCATGATGGAGTACAGGTGCATGCTGCTGCGGTTGATCGTGTATCCTATATATCGCTTTCATATACCAGGGATGGCGTAACAATAGAAATGGGTATCGTCAAGAAAAGATCGATATTgatattgaaaaaaatatCACAGAATATCGAAGATATCGTATCTTTATAAATATGGGATTGCCATGAATTACCATGAATATCAATCAGCTCTATATTAATAAGTACATATAGCGCTCAAAAGCAATCACCTGGACAAATAGAAGATGCTCAAATTTTCTCTCAGGGAAACCCATGTAGATGAGAAAATATTTGTTCAAATATCAGACAAAAATCGATGCATTCGACGAGTATCGTCATATCGTTTTTAATATACAATATCGATATCGCCATATTTATATTGATCACACAAATGGGCGCGAAACAGGCTCAAAAGGAAATCATTTAAATCGGGACGAGTACCAAAGTACACCCTGTTTCGTGGTCTTTCAAGAGCTTCCTCTTTAAGCCACTGTTTTGCTACAGTTTTTTACGAGCTCGTTCGCCCGCTTTATGGCAGAACAATGGCGTTTGTTTTCCGACCCGACTGAGTGGCTGTTTCGCGATGGTGTTTGACCCGCTTATTGCGATGCTTGTGTCGTGGTTCTGGTCTGATTGCTGTCTTTTGTGGAAGAGGCAGGTTTTATGCGCGTGACTAGCTAATTAGCTTCCAGGGATCGCCGCTCCCTGTGGGAGTCCTTCAAGCGACAGCGGCTGGTAAAAAAGAAGACGAACTCCTTAATTTGCTCTTGGAGAAACGCGCAACAGCAGGGACAGGACCACGACAGCCTTCAGCGCTCAGTCCCACACAAGCAACGCAGCGCAACGGTCTTGAAAAAGCGCGCAACAAAAGGGCCAGGACCACGACAGCCTTCAACGCTCACTCCTACGCAAGGAGCGCAGGGCAGCGCAATCCTGGCTTTGTGCCTGTTCACTTTTATTTCAAACAGCAATTGCATTGTGCCATTCCCAATCCGCTTACCCTGGGAATCCGCTCCCCCGACACTGCCCTATCCTGATCCAGGGCAAACAATGCACTCAGGCAGCAGCTCCTGTTGCTCCAACAACACTTGTCCGTGGCTGGTAAGTGCTGTGCGTGCGTATGATAAAAGCttgtaatatttttttttgttttgcatcTGTTGTCTTCCCGCTAGTCGTCCGGCCCTCATCTCATCCGCAGCTCCGTTCTGCAGATTTCTCGACTCACTTAATACCAGCACTCGACGCTAACCCGTGCTTACTTATACAAACCAGAGCACTTTTATTAGCTTACCACTGACGGACCTTCCCGCCAGCAAGGTCGGCAAAGGATGCCCACACTCCGCTCACAGCATAATTTCCTGGGGTAAGGCTGCGCCAACCCGCACCAAAAATGTGTACTAAAATACCAATGGGTTATTTCCCCTGCAAaagctttctctctctctctatctcgtGGGGCAGCTTTCGTTTGTGGGAGCGGGCGCATCCGTTTGGCCTTGGCATAGGTATTGACGCACCGCTCCGTCCACCTTGCGATATGAAccaaaattaattaattacacATGAGCATGGTGGAACAAGGCAATTAAAACTTTTGACAACGTTGACATTGACATTGAAATGCGCATAAAGGGAAATGCATCTGGCCATGGAACTTCTATTAAAACTAATTAGAATCATCTTTATTTGTGTACATTAGCATGTTCGTTGGATTTGTGGTTTGTGTAttgttatttttatacatttGCTTTTAACAGATTTTTGCCCCTTTACACATTTATATTCGCTCGTAAATATAAACAGAAAATAGCTCTGGGATAGATATAACTATAGTATAAGATAATTAATGTTTCGGCGACACAGCCAGGAACCAGAAGCAGCCGGGATGCTACCACAAGCAACGAAGCCGTGTCTAGTCAGAAGGGGGTAGTGGTTTGTCTTTTTTCCTAAGCGCTACGAGTATTTGTTGTTTCGGGTTTTTTTGTTATCGCTGTCCACATGAAGCATAATACTTGGACAGAGCTTCTTCTTCTTCGTGGGCCTGTGGGGATACCTTTCATCTTTCATCATCTTATTATCTAAACACATTGTATGCCATCGCGTGGAACACCAACTCAAAGAGGGAACCGAACCGGACCTAGCTTAAGTATACTGTTTACTCTTAATTCGTACTAAGGCATTCTATAGGTTGTTGGGCTTGAAAAGACAACATCAGTTGTTGTGTAATTTCGAATTTTTACAAGTCAAGTTATgtgaaataaataataaacgAAGCGGCGGCAGCGGGTACAAAATAATTGCCAACGATAACATTAACGTAACGTAAACGTAAAGCCAACTGAACAATATATTTCCCACTAAACTCTGGACTGGAGGTGGATGGTGATATTCATCGGTGATTGTGATGCTCATGGTGGCTGCGACTATTCCGCATCGAGCGAGAGGCAGGCCAGACCAGCCATTCCCGGATGATTCGGCTGTTGGCGCGGCTGCATGGACGGTGCATGCTCGCGATATGTCTTCAGCTTCGTCTCCATCGCCTGCAAGACAACAGAATGGGCAGAGTGTTAGCCAATGTGGGACAATCACCAAGTAATTACAgtaacaacaaaacaaaagatgTCCGTAAGGTAAAAAAAATAGTTTGTATTTATTAACCAAAGCAATTAATAAATGCAAGCGTGGAGCACTTAAAAGTAGCCTTAAATTCGATGCGCAATGTCAGAGCGGTAGCTCTGCGTCCGTAGAGTTGCGCATGCGCTCGGCAAAGCGTTtgaaaatgtttgtgcctagGTTCAGACTGCTAGAGCTGCTGCTCGAACAGCCGCCATCGCTGACGGGCGTGGTCTGGGCGCTTGTCACAACGgagccgctgctgccgccaaAGGCACGACGAAACAGGCTCGAGTCGCTGGCcgatggcggcggcggcgactGGAGCGTGGACGGGCGCTCGCAAATGCAGCGAAACTTTTCGCATTCAGGACATAACAAGGCCTTATCCCACTAAAAACATATGGAAAAACATTTAAACCAGGCGGGGAAAGAGTGCAGAGGATGGAAATAATAGAACAGAAAATGGAGAAGACTCTAAGGGCATGCTATATTAGTGTGATGTGTGATAGTGGTTGATATCAGTTATTGGTATTTGGTTTTGGAGGGACTTACGTTTAGTTTTCTTAACATGTCGGCCACAATGTTGAGCGCCGTTGTGCGGGAGCTGGCTTTAATGGAATTGCCATTGATAAGGTTCTCGGGATCTGCAAGAGGAAGCACACATACACAGCAGGTTAGTTAATAGTAATACAGCGGTTCGGTTAGTTGGTCAACTAGGAGCTACAGACGCACACAAAACGCACAATTTGCCTACAAGAAATGTCCCAAACTTTCGTTACATTTGATTGGAGTcttaattttaattatttactATACAATTACAAATAAAAAAGGAACTTAAACGTGCtaacaaaataaacaaaatgtGTTTTTGTGTACGATTGGCaaataaaaatgaaacaaTAAATTATAATGTAATGGAACATAAAACGATAATCACAATTAAATGCAAAATGGAAGGCGTAACTATTTCATAAGCTTTATATGGCGACTCGATTTGGATAACTTGAAGACGCGTTTGGTACGCTTTAAGGAAAGAAGTATCTTACTTTTAAGCGAATTTTGCTGATTATATTCGTTTTTATTGTTAACTAAACTGCCGTTGAGAGCGCTAACACTGACGCTGGTGACTTTTGTAGCAGCGGTGTTGTCGACATGTGGCGGCGTCACATCGCCGTTGGCCAAAATGCCATTAGGTAAAGAGGCGGATGAGTTCATGGTGCTGTTGGCAGCGGTGGTGCCTACTGCTGCGGTGTTGCTCGTGCCATTCGCTGGCGTGTAGCGTGTCTTCACATTGAGCTCTTGTTTGAGATCTGTAACAGATGGAAATGTAGTCCAGAGCCTGCAGTCTGTCTGCGTTATGCCTCTGGTCTCACCTCGCGTCTCATCCATTAGCCGTTGCAGCTTCTCTTGCAGCAGACCCTTTTCATCCACCTCCAACTCGAGCAGAGCATTCTTCTCATATGCTTGATCCAACATCTTTTCAAAGTTCTCTATGCTTTCGTTGAGTATGCGGTGGGCACGCTCCAGGTCGTCGTTTTTCTGCTCCAGTTGCCGCAGGTATACCTTCATGGAGTCGCGCTCCTTTTTCACTGTGTCCAACTGCTTCTCCATATTGGACATATCAATGCAGTTTGagtccagcttcagctgcgTAAAGtgaatattattattaaaggTTATGGAGTCTACAGGATACAGTCGCCATTATACATTCAGTTATACTTTACCTTAAGGGAATCGTTTTGTTTCTCAAACATATTAAGCCTGGCTCTGAGATCTTTGATAATACTCTGTTTTTGCTCCAGAGTGGCGTCCATTTCTATTTCCATTTCGCGGGACTGTTCGACAAACTCATCGTACTCCTGTTTCACGTCTGTCCATCTATAATCGGTGGACATGTAATTGATTAATGTGGCTCCTACCGTGGACTAAATATGGATGTACTTACTCTTTATGGTATTGTTTGGAGCGTTCCTTCCAATATCTGCACTCATCCTCGACGCTGTTGAACATTGGTGGGGCGTCCATATCTCCTGATTTGTCTGCGAATTTTATGGTGTGTACTTGTCGGTGGCCAAAATCGGCTTGCAAATTCGTTCGTTCGAATAATTTTTACTTAAAAATTCTAATCAATACTAGGGCTATGGTTGGTCTAAGAGGGGAACATGTTTTGCAGCTAATTCCTTTTTAATTCATCTGATTAAAAATGCCAGAACACAGTTGTTGAATTTGAAGTCGGATGAAATGATCTGTAGGCAAACGGGAAAAATGTGAAAAATCAATTAGGAACAGGTGTTCTCGACGTTTTCGCTACCGCTGTGGCTCTGGCTACGACTGGCGCTGTGCTGTTTTAGTTGTTGGCTGGTGCCCTAAATGGCAGGCAGATAAACGCAAACGAACGAACCATGCTTTGCCCTCCACTAAACAAAAATTTTGAGCGTCGCTGTGTCTGTTGTCGTCGGCGCCCAGCAGTAGCAGCACAGCAGCCGTGggtacaacagcaacaacaatagcaACAGCATCAAGCAAAGCTACGACGAAGTTTCCAATACAACAACGCGCAGTGTGAAAATGAAATCATCAAAGATTTTGGGAGGCCATTTAAGCCGTTGTTCGGACAGCATTTAATGATATCTTATATCCTATGGCAGCTGAGAGGCTTTACTTACACTTTGCACTTAATTTTCCTAcgtttaatttattttatttacatAAAATCGTGTAAATAGTTATGCTCGTAAAAATTGACCACTACTCCAAAATGCACCAACCAACCCTGGGCCTGAAGCAGTGCTGTGCAACGCACGACACACCTCATTTGTCAGCCCTGCGCGCACATTTCAGTTTCAAATGTGGTGGTTTCCTTTTGCGTTGCTTATTCTTTgtatattttcttttttggtCGTTTTTTACGTTTGTATTTCTTTTTGATAAAGTCCAAATCAGTTTTTCCCAGTGGACGACCAACAaatttaattgatttgttcgcCGGTTCTTCGTTGCTCGTGTCGGATATGTGGAACTCGGATTCCGAACTGTCGTCAATGATGTGAGCGGGGCCTAATGTTATATCCCGGGCAGAGCTTGAATATCCCGAAATGGAAGCAGA contains:
- the LOC108151829 gene encoding nuclear distribution protein nudE homolog isoform X1 yields the protein MDAPPMFNSVEDECRYWKERSKQYHKEWTDVKQEYDEFVEQSREMEIEMDATLEQKQSIIKDLRARLNMFEKQNDSLKLKLDSNCIDMSNMEKQLDTVKKERDSMKVYLRQLEQKNDDLERAHRILNESIENFEKMLDQAYEKNALLELEVDEKGLLQEKLQRLMDETRDLKQELNVKTRYTPANGTSNTAAVGTTAANSTMNSSASLPNGILANGDVTPPHVDNTAATKVTSVSVSALNGSLVNNKNEYNQQNSLKNPENLINGNSIKASSRTTALNIVADMLRKLNWDKALLCPECEKFRCICERPSTLQSPPPPSASDSSLFRRAFGGSSGSVVTSAQTTPVSDGGCSSSSSSSLNLGTNIFKRFAERMRNSTDAELPL
- the LOC108151829 gene encoding nuclear distribution protein nudE homolog isoform X2, whose amino-acid sequence is MDAPPMFNSVEDECRYWKERSKQYHKEWTDVKQEYDEFVEQSREMEIEMDATLEQKQSIIKDLRARLNMFEKQNDSLKLKLDSNCIDMSNMEKQLDTVKKERDSMKVYLRQLEQKNDDLERAHRILNESIENFEKMLDQAYEKNALLELEVDEKGLLQEKLQRLMDETRDLKQELNVKTRYTPANGTSNTAAVGTTAANSTMNSSASLPNGILANGDVTPPHVDNTAATKVTSVSVSALNGSLVNNKNEYNQQNSLKNPENLINGNSIKASSRTTALNIVADMLRKLNAMETKLKTYREHAPSMQPRQQPNHPGMAGLACLSLDAE
- the LOC117186610 gene encoding uncharacterized protein LOC117186610; translated protein: MAENTNKSNIIHCKDAEQLNETVNSNSDETSSSGDIENSRYGKLRRRSVRSFSYHYQALPMRVVGDQSASISGYSSSARDITLGPAHIIDDSSESEFHISDTSNEEPANKSIKFVGRPLGKTDLDFIKKKYKRKKRPKKKIYKE